A genomic segment from Aspergillus puulaauensis MK2 DNA, chromosome 1, nearly complete sequence encodes:
- a CDS encoding uncharacterized protein (COG:S;~EggNog:ENOG410PR0P;~InterPro:IPR028095;~PFAM:PF14475) has translation MTSYFSSFTSSSAISNIGTRLNSLRRAITSDEADDPDNEDCSHISNVLRAYYIERGRRFPEWLPPDPKERSAAPARVIATSSVTSSGSVSSGRGGGLGDLWGDSGGAAAPPPQTASLRRGRGHPGSSQTSLPSQTASSSPSLHPGGARPMPGSRNNSYQSVTSAGSSPSLERASSAQERLRARLQGGRSPSPGQLSDPSVRKPVGINQGSGRLR, from the coding sequence ATGACTTCCTATTTCTCGTCGTTCacgtcctcctccgccatTTCGAATATTGGCACACGCCTAAATTCCCTTCGCCGAGCCATCACCTCCGACGAGGCAGACGATCCCGATAACGAAGACTGCTCGCACATCTCGAACGTCCTCCGCGCATACTACATAGAGCGGGGCCGACGCTTCCCAGAATGGCttcctccagatccaaaAGAGCGCTCCGCTGCTCCCGCGAGGGTAATTGCAACCTCGAGTGTCACATCATCCGGATCAGTGTCTTCAGGGCGGGGTGGCGGACTCGGGGATCTGTGGGGTGATTCAGGCGGCGCTGCCGCCCCTCCACCCCAGACGGCCAGCTTGCGACGAGGGCGCGGGCATCCCGGATCTAGCCAGACGTCACTTCCCAGTCAaactgcttcttcttcaccctcgcTACACCCCGGCGGCGCGAGACCGATGCCTGGCTCACGCAACAATTCTTACCAGTCCGTTACTAGTGCGGGCTCCTCTCCGTCTTTAGAGCGCGCGTCGTCTGCGCAAGAAAGACTTCGTGCTAGGCTGCAGGGCGGCCGGTCTCCGAGCCCAGGGCAGCTATCGGATCCCAGTGTTCGAAAACCAGTCGGGATCAACCAAGGTTCGGGTCGACTTCGATGA
- a CDS encoding ribosome biosynthesis protein MAK16 (BUSCO:EOG09264L3W;~COG:A;~EggNog:ENOG410PH0P;~InterPro:IPR006958,IPR029004;~PFAM:PF04874,PF01778): protein MSSDEIVWQVINQQFCSYKLKTTKGQNFCRNEYNVTGLCNRQSCPLANSRYATIRSDPETGAMYLYMKTIERAHMPSKLWERVRLSSNYAKALEQVDARLIYWPKFLTHKCKQRLTRLTQVAIRMKKLAKEEERLGEKIVPKLAPKIRRREDTRERKAESAAKVERAIERELIERLRSGAYGDRPLNVEEGIWKKVLRGLERSGEGERDEDLDDGELEVEEEEEGVGEVEYVSDIEEDEDLEDLEDWLGEGESADSSDDYSDEDEEDSDEESGSEDGDEDEQKKTKPGSKRKFTAPQPKPRKKGPKVEIEYETEGAGKENLFA from the exons ATGTCTTCCGACGAAATCGTCTGGCAGGTTATTAACCAGCAATTTTGCTCTTACAAACTCAA GACAACAAAGGGCCAAAATTTCTGTCGCAATGAGTACAATGTCACTGGTCTCTGCAACCGGCAGTCCTGCCCGCTAGCAAACTCCCGCTACGCAACAATCCGGTCCGACCCCGAGACCGGTGCGATGTATCTTTACATGAAGACCATCGAGCGCGCGCACATGCCCAGCAAACTGTGGGAGCGGGTCCGGCTATCGTCGAACTACGCAAAGGCCCTGGAACAGGTCGATGCGCGGCTGATCTACTGGCCGAAATTCTTGACCCATAAGTGCAAGCAGCGCCTGACGCGGCTGACGCAGGTGGCTATTCGAATGAAGAAGcttgcgaaggaggaggagcggtTGGGGGAGAAGATTGTGCCGAAGTTGGCGCCGAAGATtcggaggagggaggataCGAGGGAGCGCAAGGCAGAGAGCGCGGCAAAGGTTGAGAGAGCTATTGAGAGAGAGCTGATTGAGAGGTTGCGGAGTGGGGCTTATGGGGACCGGCCGCTgaatgtggaggagggtatCTGGAAGAAGGTTCTTAGGGGTTTGGAGCGGTCAGGTGAGGGTGAGAGGGATgaggatctggatgatgGGGAACTtgaggtggaggaagaggaagaaggtgtTGGAGAGGTTGAGTACGTTAGTGAtatcgaggaggatgaggatctAGAGGATCTTGAGGATTGGCTTGGTGAGGGTGAATCGGCAGACTCGAGCGATGACTACtccgacgaggatgaggaagataGCGATGAGGAAAGCGGATccgaagatggggatgaagatgagcagaagaagacgaagcctGGCTCCAAGAGGAAGTTCACTGCCCCGCAACCGAaaccgaggaagaagggtcCCAAGGTCGAAATCGAGTATGAAACTGAGGGCGCTGGAAAGGAGAATCTCTTCGCTTAG
- the FAR11 gene encoding FAR11/STRIP family protein (BUSCO:EOG09260RVQ;~COG:S;~EggNog:ENOG410PG4S;~InterPro:IPR040185,IPR012486,IPR021819;~PFAM:PF07923,PF11882), whose amino-acid sequence MDEAAASGDASMEQHHIVKADEVDQTGTDISPVPDDQMMEEVGEVLRQEKAAHGSAGEPQGQLSNIPRRPELHRNSAAPPPPRQPPPPAPVQHDLDTAPNSLSLAQLRQLVQEMPKAEQPAYAFEYADAQPFSEEIEEWFQYSEFDRSMLLGMKSSFEHTWGSFCENQPSLSPRTSWLDGPNEMQKLFLSEVLDNLQDSDIMARIEALETVCYAVTGVWSITAGKSAPNYPEGSAVSAEKAKARSLQLQWIENNAKLVHERAGLQSLYGCFLRAFEKFRVSAPSEANVATPESSNPALLAAAEREANLVLTALYLIVEVARRQEVQDPGYTPLKDGIMRLEPELMVFLIEIIARLRWDDTSNIPLTRIILLFWKCTLLFFGGSDSLKQAKDVMEPPFEGGRNDLTRRTPFLTASPLDYHNFRQEITSKYPAYNPPPPVIPLELENNSILPPLPQHPSRSYSSNGLFSGVGPSVSGGNGSILHQSVHIATPAPSPPPSPIGPGGKTGKKQNYQTNQNFPFMYPPLDISSNDIGGKGAAETQDVLVGKKWDGSDVPASVIEAGKLFSTHVKMPRAMRQLWEEREEFMKYDRGWHAEDALAPSVAEAGNDEIADDLENFSLEEREQRKPEVPRQRQTDNDEVQKRLDAVETFYTHALVHLQSVVIVFLKIVLTNVSALVSNQTNPQPGSASESFNGVNGVPSFNNDVEDLNCDATIDELDNIRLREITGKAISGSLLLLLKWFKRSHILKFEYMTQLLLDSNYLPLILKMFAHQEIDHAVAQRSDREELGFFHFCHLHSEQPPDIAPGSDPESEDDAAPPPIARHRPEPTRADSLDEAGQGFAEGAHRPEVDELGYPTAPPPSEPITTFSFRNFFSAINYLHIMQKITRDKAHRCLLLVQYKSSTILRKGLKIPDPYLRFYTLKLFKSQVPYCGRKWRQGNMRVITAIYLYCRPELRDDWLAGSDIDAEVEEALPLEQALRGLTHWWHLRKYKHVMGGDEGASIMDEERDFFVRELEAMGWGFAGDELLSAEEAELASGGPLANGTEWDGMLQMEGA is encoded by the exons ATGGATGAAGCCGCCGCTTCTGGCGATGCATCCATGGAGCAGCATCACATCGTCAAGGCCGATGAAGTGGACCAAACCGGAACGGACATCAGTCCTGTTCCTGATGACCAAATGATGGAAGAGGTTGGGGAAGTTCTACGGCAGGAGAAAGCTGCTCATGGGTCGGCAGGCGAGCCACAAGGGCAGTTATCCAATATCCCGAGGCGCCCTGAGCTGCATCGAAattctgcagctcctccgcctccgcgtCAACCTCCGCCACCGGCTCCTGTTCAACATGACCTCGACACGGCTCCCAATTCACTCAGCCTGGCCCAGTTGAGGCAGCTTGTTCAGGAGATGCCTAAGGCGGAACAGCCTGCTTATGCATTTGAATATGCAGACGCTCAACCGTTCtccgaggagattgaggaaTGGTTCCAGTACAGCGAGTTCGATAGATCTATGCTTCTGGGTATGAAATCTTCCTTTGAACATACGTGGGGCTCGTTCTGCGAGAACCagccttctctttctccccgTACTTCTTGGCTTGATGGCCCCAATGAGATGCAGAAGCTGTTTCTGAGCGAAGTGCTTGATAACTTGCAGGATAGTGACATCATGGCTCGCATTGAGGCTTTGGAAACCGTGTGTTATGCTGTGACAGGAGTGTGGAGCATCACTGCTGGAAAAAGCGCACCAAACTATCCTGAAGGGTCCGCTGTGTCTGCAGAGAAGGCCAAAGCCAGatctcttcagcttcagtGGATTGAGAATAACGCAAAACTCGTTCATGAGCGCGCAGGTCTTCAGTCATTATACGGGTGCTTCTTAAGAGCATTTGAAAAGTTTCGTGTTTCAGCCCCGTCAGAAGCAAATGTCGCCACGCCTGAGAGCTCTAACCCGGCATTACTAGCTGCTGCAGAACGGGAGGCAAACTTGGTTCTGACAGCTTTATACTTGATAGTCGAAGTGGCACGCAGGCAAGAAGTACAGGACCCCGGGTATACCCCGTTGAAGGACGGCATCATGAGACTGGAGCCGGAGTTGATGGTGTTTCTGATTGAGATTATCGCTCGGTTACGTTGGGATGACACGTCTAATATTCCTCTCACAAGGATCATTCTCTTGTTTTGGAAATGCACGCTTCTCTTTTTTGGAGGTAGCGACAGTCTGAAGCAAGCCAAGGATGTAATGGAGCCACCCTTCGAGGGTGGGAGGAATGACCTCACGAGAAGGACACCTTTTCTTACTGCATCTCCTCTGGATTATCACAATTTCCGGCAAGAGATCACATCCAAATACCCTGCATACAACCCACCACCTCCCGTGATCCCTCTAGAACTAGAAAATAACTCAATACTCCCTCCTCTGCCCCAACATCCCAGCAGATCATACTCCTCCAACGGTCTCTTTTCCGGAGTCGGGCCATCTGTATCTGGTGGCAATGGCTCCATCCTGCACCAGTCAGTTCACATTGCAACGCCCGCTCCATCGCCTCCGCCATCTCCAATCGGCCCAGGCGGGAAGAcaggaaagaagcaaaatTACCAAACAAACCAGAACTTCCCATTTATGTATCCGCCACTGGATATTTCTAGCAATGATATTGGAGGGAAAGGCGCCGCAGAAACCCAAGATGTGCTCGTGGGGAAGAAATGGGATGGTAGCGATGTCCCTGCATCCGTCATCGAGGCAGGGAAGCTTTTCTCGACACATGTCAAAATGCCGAGGGCAATGAGGCAACTTTGGGAGGAGCGCGAGGAGTTCATGAAATACGACCGCGGCTGGCATGCGGAAGACGCTTTGGCTCCTAGCGTCGCAGAAGCCGGCAATGACGAGATTGCGGACGACCTGGAAAACTTCTCTTTGGAGGAAAGAGAACAGCGCAAGCCTGAGGTCCCAAGGCAGAGGCAGACTGATAACGACGAGGTTCAAAAACGCCTAGACGCTGTTGAAACTTTCTAT ACACACGCACTTGTCCACCTTCAATCGGTAGTCATTGTGTTCTTGAAGATTGTTTTGACGAACGTGAGCGCCCTCGTCAGCAACCAGACCAACCCGCAACCCGGTTCAGCTAG CGAAAGCTTCAACGGTGTAAATGGCGTGCCCAGCTTCAACAATGATGTAGAAGACCTCAACTGCGATGCTACcatcgacgagcttgacAATATTCGGTTGCGCGAAATCACAGGCAAGGCCATCTCTGGTTCacttcttcttttgctcaAGTGGTTCAAGAGATCAC ACATCTTGAAATTCGAGTATATGACACAACTCCTACTCGACTCAAATTATCTGCCATTGATTCTCAAGATGTTCGCACACCAGGAGATTGACCATGCGGTAGCGCAACGGTCGGATCGTGAGGAACTTGG TTTCTTCCATTTCTGTCATTTGCATTCGGAGCAACCGCCGGATATCGCGCCTGGCTCGGACCCAGAGAGTGAGGACGATGCAGCCCCCCCTCCTATTGCTCGCCACAGGCCAGAGCCAACGCGGGCGGATAGTCTGGACGAGGCTGGACAAGGCTTTGCAGAAGGTGCCCATCGCCCAGAAGTCGACGAATTGGGATATCCAACTGCGCCACCACCCAGCGAGCCCATCACAACATTCTCTTTCCGTAACTTCTTCTCGGCTATAAACTACCTCCACATCATGCAGAAAATAACCCGCGACAAGGCTCACCGTTGCCTCCTTCTCGTGCAGTACAAATCCAGCACCATACTTCGCAAAGGACTCAAGATACCCGACCCTTATCTCCGTTTCTACACACTCAAACTTTTCAAGTCACAAGTTCCGTACTGTGGTCGCAAATGGCGCCAAGGCAATATGCGTGTGATTACAGCTATATACCTCTACTGCCGCCCCGAACTTCGGGAtgactggctggctgggtccGATATTGATGCAGAAGTTGAGGAGGCGCTCCCTCTGGAGCAAGCGCTTCGCGGACTAACACACTGGTGGCATCTACGAAAGTACAAACATGTCATGGGAGGCGATGAGGGGGCATCTATCATGGATGAAGAACGGGATTTCTTTGTCCGTGAACTTGAGGCCATGGGATGGGGGTTTGCCGGTGATGAACTGTTGAGCGCTGAAGAGGCCGAGCTGGCTTCAGGCGGACCACTGGCAAATGGGACTGAATGGGATGGCATGTTGCAGATGGAGGGCGCTTAG
- a CDS encoding uncharacterized protein (COG:T;~EggNog:ENOG410PKMI;~InterPro:IPR002018,IPR029058;~MEROPS:MER0033188;~PFAM:PF00135;~SECRETED:SignalP(1-30)) — protein sequence MISLTKLAALFAVQVCLVAVYLQLKSPTVEDSIREITYKGTRASNVEHFQNIFYAETPTGQRRFAPPVPTRPQRGSVIDATKSGAWCPQGTGDILPFTSRVTNISEDCLSLRIARPRGTNGDAKLPVMVWLHGGGHILGSASEILYKPDGVVKQSVVDGRPIIYVGINYRLGFFGFATSETLIGRKETNVGLRDQRAALEWIRDHVEAFGGDPNRVTVVGQSVGAADIGLQLMAFGGEKTVPFQQAIMMSGSPGVNFNSLPDLVANNTAAIAQQVGCVSDGNGQDLQTLKCLRDAPFEVLTNLSVAAARTARPVFGEGYFYPTIDNDFIQDRPSRITRAGKFTKGIPLIASWVTNDGAWYASPSTSTDEEVVSTFNLWLHNLSESTKQKLLQLYPLEDFDHMVRPEIDGPISPQYYRAAQMNRDIWFTCPVLDIAYQYVHHGGADMSQVRLYEFNETRYTPVFKTMGVPMWRVSHLSDIPYLFNNGKLGGGCDNSESQLRLSKQFSQTIIRFIYGVALDGKDSGGDSWPPAFSEDTSKKASPSNDAPDKITLQVFGGPQGSVPVTVSKMPGTDSSALSEAVKAMSWSKLFSRCEFINGQQFRHEAGV from the exons ATGATTAGCCTGACAAAACTGGCGGCTCTGTTCGCCGTCCAAGTTTGCTTGGTCGCAGTATACCTCCAACTAAAAAGCCCCACTGTCGAGGATTCGATACGGGAAATCACCTACAAAGGCACCCGGGCATCTAATGTGGAGCATTTTCAGAATATCTTCTACGCAGAGACACCCACCGGGCAGCGACGCTTTGCTCCGCCGGTTCCCACGAGGCCACAAAGGGGCTCTGTCATCGATGCTACCAAGTCTGGTGCATGGTGTCCTCAGGGGACTGGTGATATACTACCGTTTACAAGCCGAGTCACCAATATTAGCGAGGATTGTCTGAGCTTGCGCATTGCGAGGCCGAGAGGGACTAACGGTGATGCAAAGCTGCCGGTAATGGTGTGGCTTCACGGAG GTGGCCACATTCTGGGCTCTGCTTCCGAGATTTTGTACAAGCCAGATGGCGTGGTGAAACAATCGGTGGTTGATGGGCGGCCGATAATTTATGTTGGGATCAACTACCGTCTGGGCT TCTTCGGTTTTGCAACTAGCGAAACGTTGATTGGGAGAAAGGAAACGAATGTCGGTCTGCGTGATCAGCGCGCCGCTCTCGAGT GGATCCGTGACCATGTAGAGGCGTTCGGTGGTGACCCTAACAGAG TTACTGTAGTTGGGCAAAGCGTGGGAGCTGCTGATATCGGACTGCAACTAATGGCCTTTGGCGGAGAAAAGACTGTTCCATTTCAACAGGCAAT CATGATGTCAGGCAGTCCAGGAGTAAACTTCAACAGTCTTCCGGACCTGGTTGCCAACAATACAGCTGCCATTGCCCAACAAGTGGGATGCGTCAGTGATGGCAATGGTCAGGATCTCCAAACGCTGAAGTGTCTCCGAGATGCTCCCTTCGAAGTACTAACTAATCTTTCCGTGGCCGCTGCTCGAACAGCCCGGCCAGTATTTGGAGAAGGCTACTTCTACCCAACCATCGATAACGACTTTATTCAAGACCGGCCCTCAAGGATAACACGCGCCGGCAAATTTACTAAAGGCATCCCACTCATAGCTTCCTGGGTGACGAATGATGGCGCTTGGTACGCATCGCCGTCTACTTCGACCGATGAGGAAGTTGTCAGTACTTTCAACCTTTGGCTTCACAATCTGTCAGAGTCTACGAAACAGAAACTCCTTCAGCTCTACCCCTTAGAAGACTTTGACCACATGGTAAGACCCGAAATCGACGGTCCAATCTCCCCACAATACTATCGCGCCGCCCAAATGAACCGCGACATCTGGTTCACCTGCCCAGTGCTAGACATTGCCTACCAGTACGTCCATCATGGAGGCGCGGACATGTCACAGGTGCGGCTGTACGAGTTTAATGAAACTAGGTACACTCCAGTCTTCAAAACAATGGGTGTGCCCATGTGGCGTGTTTCGCATCTCAGCGATATACCATACCTGTTCAACAATGGCAAGCTGGGCGGTGGATGTGATAATTCAGAGAGCCAGCTTAGGTTGAGTAAACAATTCAGCCAGACAATCATCCGGTTCATCTATGGGGTTGCACTTGATGGGAAGGATAGCGGTGGTGACTCCTGGCCCCCTGCCTTCTCGGAGGACACATCGAAGAAAGCATCCCCATCAAATGATGCCCCTGATAAAATCACACTCCAGGTATTTGGTGGTCCCCAGGGGTCGGTGCCAGTAACCGTGAGCAAAATGCCTGGGACAGATTCAAGTGCATTGAGTGAAGCAGTGAAAGCAATGTCCTGGTCGAAGTTGTTCAGTCGATGTGAATTCATCAACGGCCAGCAGTTCAGGCACGAAGCGGGAGTTTAA
- a CDS encoding uncharacterized protein (COG:S;~EggNog:ENOG410PRAE;~InterPro:IPR021765;~PFAM:PF11807;~TransMembrane:1 (i46-65o);~go_process: GO:0043386 - mycotoxin biosynthetic process [Evidence IEA]), whose translation MRILCRTRHNDADLPTDVEKLRVLPPQISPTEVRDRQYYTKYSNRLNYFTLTMVLITVILNIITITRSSTKCDNPSSPYAHLRRTREEPYVQVTDYYASPNNNSNSNNNNTIQDSLWDAININDGVVALSDKYASKHDLPTAQLRFPWDTTKGVYVLHGFHNLYCVKTIHASLSEFRAGGPQSRSWGHVSYCLDALRRQILCDADDTPRATEGRGDVGGGGGQQRNCRDWDGLVDFARENTACYRQPGGGDGDDDGNSVLERFKHCPQGSGYVVDDNYVSKDAGFVGLPGESIV comes from the coding sequence ATGAGAATCCTATGTAGAACCAGACACAATGACGCAGACCTCCCAACTGATGTCGAAAAACTAAGAGTCCTTCCCCCTCAGATCTCTCCAACAGAAGTCCGAGACCGCCAATACTACACCAAGTACTCCAACAGGCTCAACTACTTCACCCTCACCATGGTATTGATAACCGTCATCCTAAACATTATAACAATCACCCGCTCTTCCACAAAATGCGATAACCCTTCCTCCCCGTACGCACATCTCCGCCGCACCCGGGAAGAGCCCTACGTCCAGGTAACAGACTACTACGCATCcccaaacaacaacagcaacagcaacaacaacaacacgaTCCAAGACTCACTCTGGGACGCTATCAACATCAATGACGGCGTCGTCGCGCTCTCAGACAAATACGCATCCAAGCACGACCTCCCCACCGCGCAGCTGCGATTTCCCTGGGACACAACCAAGGGCGTCTACGTCCTGCACGGGTTCCACAATCTGTACTGTGTGAAGACCATCCATGCCTCGCTGTCTGAATTCCGGGCCGGCGGGCCGCAGTCGAGATCGTGGGGCCATGTCTCGTACTGTCTGGATGCGCTGAGGCGTCAGATCCTGTGTGATGCGGATGATACGCCGAGGGCGACGGAGGGACGGGGTgatgttggtggtgggggtgggCAGCAGCGAAATTGTAGGGATTGGGATGGGCTGGTGGATTTTGCGAGGGAGAATACGGCTTGTTATCGACagcctggtggtggtgatggtgatgatgatgggaatTCGGTGCTAGAGAGGTTCAAGCATTGTCCGCAGGGGAGTGGGTATGTGGTTGATGATAACTATGTGTCGAAGGATGCAGGTTTTGTGGGCTTGCCTGGAGAGTCTATTGTGTAG
- a CDS encoding phosphatase PAP2 family protein (COG:I;~EggNog:ENOG410PJMC;~InterPro:IPR036938,IPR039667,IPR039666,IPR000326;~PFAM:PF01569;~TransMembrane:5 (o52-72i79-100o120-136i148-173o179-200i);~go_function: GO:0016787 - hydrolase activity [Evidence IEA]) has translation MGKEPPLASLSLTHVHYVSSSAASQHPVQTRNEKLIKGPYRLQNPEDHLSHLSAWLALVPQALCVVYVTLVWATREVEVGLMFAGQLACEALNFALKRIIKEERPKEMFGKGYGMPSSHAQFVAFFAVYMGLFLLFRHSPNAQSQGIIFRIIATFGISLGATAVAASRIYLTYHTLRQVLAGSAVGVVFALAWFIFTGFLRSYGWIDWGLDHSVARCFRLRDLVVSEDLAEAGWQRWEAKHKVKRSENGGRTSKLD, from the exons ATGGGGAAAGAGCCGCCACTTGCGTCCTTGTCCCTGACCCACGTTCATTATGTGAGTTCCTCCGCTGCGAGTCAACATCCAGTTCAGACGCGGAACGAGAAACTTATCAAGGGTCCGTACCGATTACAGAATCCCGAGGATCATCTTTCACATCTCTCCGCGTGGCTGGCTCTTGTACCGCAAGCGCTATGTGTTGTCTACGTCACACTTGTCTGGGCGACgcgggaggtggaggtgggcTTAATGTTTGCCGGACAACTTGCTTGTGAGGCTCTGAACTTTGCGCTCAAGCGGATTATAAAGGAGGAGCGACCAAAAG AAATGTTTGGAAAAGGCTACGGAATGCCATCATCCCACGCACAGTTCGTCGCATTCTTCGCTGTATATATGGGCTTATTCCTTCTCTTTCGCCATTCGCCAAACGCTCAGAGTCAGGGGATCATCTTCCGCATAATCGCAACCTTTGGAATATCTCTGGGTGCTACCGCGGTTGCCGCCAGTCGTATATATTTGACCTATCACACTCTTCGCCAAGTCCTTGCAGGAAGCGCTGTTGGAGTTGTATTTGCGCTGGCTTGGTTCATCTTTACCGGATTTTTGCGAAGCTACGGCTGGATTGATTGGGGGCTGGATCATTCGGTAGCTAGGTGTTTTCGACTGCGAGATTTGGTCGTAAGTGAAGATCTTGCAGAAGCCGGATGGCAGCGATGGGAAGCAAAGCACAAAGTAAAGCGAAGCGAGAACGGCGGCCGTACATCGAAGTTAGACTGA